A stretch of Gemmatimonas aurantiaca T-27 DNA encodes these proteins:
- a CDS encoding ABC transporter permease — MNNTARRVSLGAPSWLGTMGVLSRLAWARTMSPGVIMALAAVLALPVIFALALRSTVGDIGVEDATRFLLQRYGSLVSGFATPIIALLLGTSAFSAESEDGTLLYLVTSTTPRWWIVTARVLFASVVTALLSSVAVLATGWIVLGAADSGGVVPAFTAAICVGSTVYAALFTLLALRTRRALMVGLLYVIVWEGVLSSTFQALRYLSVRQWIVTVAGSLTDATVAPADGGVPIGFVLPAALTVLVATVVVGARLLDHPRLSRVGG; from the coding sequence ATGAACAACACGGCGCGTCGCGTATCGCTGGGGGCTCCGTCGTGGCTTGGCACGATGGGTGTGCTGTCTCGCCTGGCATGGGCGCGTACGATGTCGCCGGGTGTGATCATGGCGCTGGCGGCGGTGCTGGCGCTGCCGGTGATTTTTGCGCTCGCCTTGAGATCCACGGTGGGCGATATCGGGGTGGAAGACGCGACGCGCTTTTTGTTGCAGCGCTACGGGTCGCTGGTGAGTGGCTTTGCCACACCGATCATCGCCTTGTTGCTGGGCACGAGTGCCTTCAGCGCAGAATCCGAAGACGGCACGCTGCTCTATCTCGTGACGAGCACGACCCCACGCTGGTGGATTGTGACGGCGCGGGTGTTGTTCGCGAGTGTGGTCACGGCGTTGCTGTCGAGTGTGGCGGTCCTGGCCACTGGCTGGATCGTACTTGGCGCCGCCGATTCCGGTGGTGTGGTGCCGGCGTTCACGGCCGCGATATGTGTGGGCAGCACGGTGTACGCGGCGCTCTTCACACTGCTCGCGCTGCGCACGCGGCGTGCCCTGATGGTGGGCCTGCTGTACGTGATCGTCTGGGAAGGTGTGTTGTCCTCCACCTTTCAGGCGCTGCGCTATCTGTCGGTGCGGCAATGGATCGTGACGGTGGCGGGCTCGCTCACCGATGCCACGGTCGCCCCCGCCGATGGTGGTGTTCCCATCGGCTTCGTATTGCCCGCCGCGCTCACCGTGCTGGTGGCCACCGTGGTGGTTGGTGCGCGGCTGCTGGATCACCCGCGGTTGTCGCGTGTTGGAGGGTGA
- a CDS encoding nitroreductase family protein translates to MIAADLTTTFVDTRTPAALSAAEAAVSRRSVRAYRDVPVTDDEVRRLLELTGRAPSAHNLQPWRFVVVREQQQKNQLSAAAFNQKQVASAPVVIAMYADMEDTLASLHEVVHPGLPPEKRDATIEGLRTRFGRMTLEARGQWANAQANIALGYLLLIARSEGLDTSPMLGFDPEAVKAQLGVPAHATITALIALGRGAEDGFVSHRHTVDRVASFR, encoded by the coding sequence ATGATCGCCGCAGACCTCACCACCACATTCGTCGACACACGGACGCCGGCCGCCCTCTCTGCCGCCGAAGCCGCTGTTTCTCGCCGTTCGGTCCGGGCATATCGCGATGTCCCCGTGACCGACGACGAAGTCCGCCGCCTGCTCGAACTGACTGGACGGGCGCCGTCGGCGCACAACCTGCAGCCGTGGCGATTTGTCGTGGTGCGCGAGCAGCAGCAGAAAAACCAACTGAGCGCTGCGGCCTTCAATCAGAAACAGGTGGCGTCCGCTCCGGTGGTCATCGCCATGTACGCCGACATGGAAGACACCTTGGCCTCACTCCATGAGGTCGTGCATCCCGGCCTGCCGCCAGAAAAGCGCGACGCCACCATCGAAGGGCTGCGCACCCGGTTTGGCCGCATGACACTCGAAGCCCGCGGGCAGTGGGCCAATGCCCAGGCCAACATCGCCCTCGGCTACCTGCTGCTCATCGCCCGCAGCGAAGGACTCGACACCTCACCCATGCTCGGTTTCGACCCCGAGGCCGTGAAAGCGCAGCTTGGTGTGCCCGCGCATGCGACCATCACCGCGCTCATCGCACTCGGCCGAGGCGCGGAAGATGGCTTCGTGTCTCATCGCCACACCGTCGATCGCGTCGCGTCGTTCCGGTGA
- a CDS encoding MarR family winged helix-turn-helix transcriptional regulator: protein MARALEPFGITASQYELLQVIQVRVGRGGGCSELGKHLAAPGPDITRMLDRLDTAGLVSRQRDTNDRRVVHTALTDKAVELLETVAPAAAEAEQLIFAGLTESERMQLTVLLRRIRQNCPID from the coding sequence ATGGCGCGAGCGCTCGAGCCGTTTGGCATTACCGCCTCTCAGTATGAGCTGCTGCAGGTAATCCAGGTGCGCGTCGGGCGGGGCGGCGGCTGCAGCGAGCTCGGGAAACATTTGGCTGCACCGGGGCCGGATATCACCAGAATGCTCGACAGGCTCGATACTGCCGGATTGGTGTCGCGTCAGAGAGATACGAATGATCGCCGAGTTGTGCACACGGCGCTCACCGACAAAGCGGTCGAATTGCTGGAAACGGTGGCCCCCGCTGCCGCAGAGGCCGAACAACTGATCTTCGCCGGACTGACGGAATCGGAGCGCATGCAGCTCACCGTGCTCCTTCGTCGTATCCGTCAGAACTGCCCAATCGATTGA
- a CDS encoding cation:proton antiporter, protein MTTPLILILVAALAFLATHVAYEWLAKRLLIVSGAEYLVLGVLLGPQVTGLLTPSAIEAFQPIVILGIGWMGITSAMPLRLQRLVRVPSMHYRLAVVEALTTLGLVTLGAMSALHVAFEVDYATALAPALCLGAIAVASTPAGLDVAYGGQRRRAPVLQQIEVANGMDAFVSVLAFGIMIAVMHVSAPVTMRALTTTEWVVITLGIGVAGGTLFHLFLGDEQSPDRLFISLGGAVILTAGAAAYLNLSPSLAAFVMGVILVNSLRQPGAVVDVLRSGERPLYYVLLLLAGASWSPTSNVVWWLVIIHYVVLRTIAKLWGTGIVTWINRATSQVGLDWGRALIGQGRLTIALALDYSRRGLPYGDVIFTCAAVSVLFTEFFAARFVRSAAAPLLAPLETLSATTEAVVDTVTETVTQVIPGFLRPQGAAGDHTGTSAPGKSASGTKAPARDDADTSHRGGH, encoded by the coding sequence ATGACGACACCTCTCATTTTGATTCTGGTGGCGGCGCTGGCCTTTTTGGCCACGCATGTCGCGTACGAGTGGTTGGCCAAGCGCCTGCTGATCGTGTCGGGTGCCGAGTATCTGGTACTGGGGGTGTTGCTCGGCCCGCAGGTGACCGGACTGCTCACCCCGTCTGCGATCGAGGCATTCCAGCCGATCGTGATTCTGGGCATTGGCTGGATGGGCATCACCAGTGCCATGCCGCTGCGTCTCCAGCGGCTCGTGCGGGTGCCTTCGATGCACTACCGATTGGCGGTGGTGGAGGCCCTGACCACACTCGGACTGGTGACACTGGGCGCGATGTCGGCGCTGCATGTGGCCTTCGAAGTGGACTACGCCACCGCGCTCGCGCCGGCGCTGTGTCTGGGCGCCATTGCCGTGGCTTCGACGCCGGCCGGCCTCGACGTCGCGTACGGTGGTCAGCGTCGACGGGCGCCGGTGCTGCAACAGATCGAAGTGGCCAACGGCATGGATGCGTTCGTGAGTGTGCTCGCCTTCGGCATCATGATCGCGGTGATGCATGTGTCGGCGCCGGTGACCATGCGCGCGTTGACCACCACCGAATGGGTGGTCATCACGTTGGGTATCGGCGTGGCAGGTGGCACACTGTTTCACCTGTTCCTGGGTGACGAACAAAGCCCCGATCGTCTGTTCATCTCGCTCGGCGGCGCCGTGATTCTGACCGCAGGAGCGGCCGCGTACCTCAACCTCTCGCCCTCGCTCGCGGCCTTTGTCATGGGCGTGATCCTCGTGAATTCGCTCCGGCAGCCGGGCGCCGTGGTCGATGTGCTGCGCAGCGGCGAGCGGCCTCTGTACTACGTGCTGTTGTTGCTTGCGGGGGCGTCATGGTCACCCACATCGAATGTGGTGTGGTGGTTGGTGATCATTCACTACGTGGTGTTGCGTACGATCGCGAAGCTCTGGGGCACCGGCATCGTCACCTGGATCAATCGGGCGACGTCGCAGGTGGGTCTCGACTGGGGGCGTGCCCTCATCGGGCAGGGACGGCTCACCATTGCATTGGCACTCGACTATTCGCGCCGCGGCTTGCCGTACGGCGACGTGATCTTCACCTGTGCGGCGGTGTCGGTGTTGTTCACGGAGTTTTTTGCGGCGCGGTTTGTACGCTCGGCGGCAGCCCCGTTGCTGGCGCCGCTCGAAACACTTTCTGCGACCACGGAAGCGGTGGTGGACACAGTCACGGAAACCGTCACGCAGGTCATTCCCGGATTTTTGCGTCCGCAGGGCGCCGCGGGTGATCACACCGGTACGAGTGCTCCGGGAAAGAGTGCCTCCGGAACGAAGGCACCAGCGCGCGATGATGCCGACACATCGCACCGCGGAGGTCACTGA